The window GTCCGCGACGAACTCGGCCTCGTACTCGCGGAGCACGTCGACGATCGCCTTCACGCGGACGGTCCCCGAGTAGGTGACCACGCGGTGGTCGCGGGCGGCGATCTCCTCGCCGACGCCGAGACTCTCGTCGACCGCGACCAGCAGGTCGACGTCCTCCACGTCCGCGAGCTGGCCGAGCTTCTTTGCGACGTACTCCGGGGTCCAGAAGCCCATCACCTCGAAGAACAGTCGGAAGTCGGCGTGCTCGTAGTCGAACGCGAAGTCGGGGATCATCACGCGTGTCCCAGTCTCGAGGGGTTCGGGCTCCCGCACGAGGGTCCAGTCGAGGTCGAGCCCGCGGAACCGCCCGGCGAAGTCGGCCTCGACCCCGCTATCGAAGTCGGGCTCCGCGACCGGTTCGACGCCTGGGACCGTCACGTCGCCGTCGGAGAGGCGCATCGTGCGCTCGCGGCCGCGGTCGTCGATCGTCGCCGTCAGCTCCCACTCGGCCGACTCCGCGACGGTGCGGAGCAGTCTGGCGAACGCGGTCCCGTAGCGCCGGGTGCGCGAGAAGAGCGTGTCGGGGCCGGTGACGACCAGCTCGCGCCCCCCGGGGGTCTTCTCCAGCTCGTACATCAGTCGGAGGCGCTTGACCGCCGAGACGAGCCGCTTCGGGTCGTTCGACCGGATCCGGACCTCGGTCGCGTCGAACAGGGCGGTCTGCGCTAAGGAGAGGTCGTACTGCTCTAAGAGCGCGTCCGGGTCCCACCGCACGTCGGCGTCGACGAGGACCTCGTTGACGTCACGGTCGGCGTAGAGCGACGCCTCCACGTCGGCCGGGTCGATCCCGAGGGCGTCGGCGGCGCGCTCGACCGCGGTCTCGCGGTCCGTCTCGCTCGCGACGCCCACCGCCTCCGCGGCCTCGAACGCGGCCCGCCGGACGCGACGCGGCGGGACCGGGGCCCGCGTCTCGAACTCGCACTCGCGCTCGACGAGCGCCGCGAACCCTCGGACGAGCTTGAAGTCGCCGCCGGACTCGGCGGCGTCGGCCTCCAGCGCCGCCAGCGCGTCATCGAGGTCGCCGCGGCGCTCGCCGACGTGGGACTCGAACGTCCCGAGCACCCGCGCCGCGAGCGGGCGGTGTTCGCGGCCCGCGAACAGCGGGCGGTAGCCGCCGCCCGCCCGGGAGACGCGCAGGAGGTCCTTCCGTAACACGGCCGCTGCTACGCGAGCGCCGACCTAAAACCGGCCGGTTCCCGCGGTGCGACACGCTTAACTCCGAAACCCGTCGATCGGAGCGTAATGAGTACCGACGCGGCGAGTGACGCGAACGCCGAGGGCGAGGGGGGAGACGCCGGGAACGAGCCCGGCGGCGACGAGCCCGAGGCGTTCGTCCGTACCTGCGAGCACCTCGTCGACCGGATCCTCGCGGGCGAGATCGACCGCGACGACCTCGAGTCGGCCAAGCTCGACGCGTGTTCGAAGTTCTCCTCGCCGAAGGTGCCGAAGAACACCGAGATTTTGGACCACGCGCCGCCGGAGGCCCGCGACGACGTGATCGAGGTCGTCCGTCGGAAGCCGGTCCGGACCGCGTCCGGCGTCTCGCCGGTCGCGATCATGACCTCGCCGAAGCTCTGCCCGCACGGGAAGTGCCTCTACTGCCCCGGCGGCCCGGCCTCGGAGTTCTCCTCGGCGCAGTCGTACACGGGTCACGAGCCCGCCGCGGCCCGCGGCGAGCAGAACGACTACGACCCGTACGGGCAGGTCACGCTCCGGCTCGAACAGCTCCGGAAGATCGGTCACCCGGTCGACAAGGTGGAGCTCATCCTGATGGGCGGGACGATGACCGCGCGCTCGCACGACTACCAGGAGTGGTTCGTCAAGCGCGCGCTACAGGCGATGAACGACTACGATCTGGACAAGGAACCGGAGCCCGCCGAGGAGGAGTCGTTCGCGCCCGCCCCCGAGGAGACCGAGTTCGAGTACCTCGAGGACGTGATCGCGGAGAACGAGACGAACGCGATCCGCAATATCGGGACGACGTTCGAGACGAAGCCCGACTGGTGCGACCCCGAGCAGATCGACCGCATGCTCGATCTCGGCGGCACGAAGGTCGAGGTCGGCGTTCAGACCACCTACGAGCGGATCAACCGCGAGATGCACCGGGGGCACGGCAACGAGGCCTCCCGCAGCGCCAACCGCCGCCTGCGCGACGCGGCGTTCAAGGTGGGGTTCCACATGATGCCGGGGCAGCCGGGGATGACCCGGGAGATGTGCGTCGAGGACTTCCGGCAGATCTTCGAGAACCCCGACTGGCGCCCGGACTACCTGAAGATCTATCCGACGCTCGTCGTCGAGGGGACCCGCGTCTACGACCGGTGGCGCCGCGAGGAGTTCGAGCCGCTCTCGAACGAGGAGGCGGCCGACGTCGTCGCCGAGGCGATGGACCACATCCCGAAGTATACGCGGCTCCAGCGCGTCCAGCGCGACATCCCCGCCGACTTCATCGAGGGCGGCGTCTGGAAGTCGAACCTCCGACAGCTCGCCGATCAACGGGCCGAGGAGAAGGGGATCGTCCAGCGCGACATCCGCGCCCGTGAGGTAGGCCACAACGACGCCGACCCGGACCCCGACGACGTAGAGCTCGACGTCACCACCTACGAGGCCGGCGGCGGGACGGAGCACTTCATCTCGTTCGAGGACCCCGTCCGCGACCTCCTCGTCGGGTTCTGTCGCCTGCGGTTCCCCTCGTTCGCCCCGGAGCAGCCCGGCGCGCCCGGCACCGAGGACGACGCGATCCGCCGCGAGCTCGAGGACGCGGCGCTGATCCGCGAACTGCACGTGTACGGCAGCGAGGTCGCCATCGGCGGCGACGGCGACTGGCAGCATCAGGGGTACGGCACGAAGCTCCTCGAGCGCGCGGAGGAGCTCGCCCGCGACGCCGGCTACCGCAAGATGGCCGTCATCTCCGGCATCGGCGCCCGGGAGTACTACCGGAACAAGCTCGGCTACCACCAGGACGGGCCGTACGTGTCGAAGCGGTTGTAGGCGGTCCGAGCGCGACCACTCGCTCCAGCGTACCCACAACGACATCCCTTTTTCCGGGCCGCCTGTTGAGACGGTATGGACCAGAAGCGGGAGCTGTCGAGCATCGACCTCGCGGCCCTCGTCACCGAGCTCAATCGGTACGAGGGCGCGAAGGTCGACAAGGCGTACCTCTACGACGACGACCTGCTCCGGCTGAAGCTCCGCGACTTCGACCGCGGCCGCGTCGAGCTCATGATCGAGGTGGGCGACGTGAAGCGGGCCCACGTCGCCGACGCGGAGCACGTCGCCGACGCCCCGGGCCGGCCGCCGAACTTCGCGAAGATGCTCCGAAATCGGATGTCCGGGGCCGACTTCGCGGGCGTCGAGCAGTACGAGTTCGACCGGATCCTCACCTTCGAGTTCGAGCGCGAGG is drawn from Halorubrum sp. CBA1229 and contains these coding sequences:
- a CDS encoding tRNA uridine(34) 5-carboxymethylaminomethyl modification radical SAM/GNAT enzyme Elp3; the protein is MSTDAASDANAEGEGGDAGNEPGGDEPEAFVRTCEHLVDRILAGEIDRDDLESAKLDACSKFSSPKVPKNTEILDHAPPEARDDVIEVVRRKPVRTASGVSPVAIMTSPKLCPHGKCLYCPGGPASEFSSAQSYTGHEPAAARGEQNDYDPYGQVTLRLEQLRKIGHPVDKVELILMGGTMTARSHDYQEWFVKRALQAMNDYDLDKEPEPAEEESFAPAPEETEFEYLEDVIAENETNAIRNIGTTFETKPDWCDPEQIDRMLDLGGTKVEVGVQTTYERINREMHRGHGNEASRSANRRLRDAAFKVGFHMMPGQPGMTREMCVEDFRQIFENPDWRPDYLKIYPTLVVEGTRVYDRWRREEFEPLSNEEAADVVAEAMDHIPKYTRLQRVQRDIPADFIEGGVWKSNLRQLADQRAEEKGIVQRDIRAREVGHNDADPDPDDVELDVTTYEAGGGTEHFISFEDPVRDLLVGFCRLRFPSFAPEQPGAPGTEDDAIRRELEDAALIRELHVYGSEVAIGGDGDWQHQGYGTKLLERAEELARDAGYRKMAVISGIGAREYYRNKLGYHQDGPYVSKRL
- a CDS encoding DUF790 family protein; translation: MLRKDLLRVSRAGGGYRPLFAGREHRPLAARVLGTFESHVGERRGDLDDALAALEADAAESGGDFKLVRGFAALVERECEFETRAPVPPRRVRRAAFEAAEAVGVASETDRETAVERAADALGIDPADVEASLYADRDVNEVLVDADVRWDPDALLEQYDLSLAQTALFDATEVRIRSNDPKRLVSAVKRLRLMYELEKTPGGRELVVTGPDTLFSRTRRYGTAFARLLRTVAESAEWELTATIDDRGRERTMRLSDGDVTVPGVEPVAEPDFDSGVEADFAGRFRGLDLDWTLVREPEPLETGTRVMIPDFAFDYEHADFRLFFEVMGFWTPEYVAKKLGQLADVEDVDLLVAVDESLGVGEEIAARDHRVVTYSGTVRVKAIVDVLREYEAEFVADAAAGLPESLSPDADAVSLEDLADERGVSVEAIEDKAFPDHELVGRTLVRPAVLEAASEELEVGMTLSAAESVLDDYGIDDASAALSRLGFRVEWEGLGGGTVREKEE